TTCTTTATCATAAGCCATCAGGCCGAACACATTCCGTTTTGCAGGATCGGAATCGAAACCGAGCAGAAAATCGGGAGACGAAAGGTGGAAGAAACTCAAAGCGTGCGACTGCATCCATTGGGCGAGTGTCAGGAGCCGCCTTAGTTTGTCGGCTGTTTCGGGAATGTCGACCGCGAGAATTTCGTCCCCGGCCTTCGCAGAGGTCACCAGGTGGCTTGCCGGGCAAATACCGCAAATGCGCGCTGTAATGCCGGGCATTTCCCACAACAGCCTTCCCTCTGTGAATTTCTCGAACCCGCGGAATTCATTGACATGGAAACGGGCGTCAGCAACGTCGCCGTTCTTGTCCAGTTGCACCGTGATTTTTGCGTGACCTTCAATCCGACTGACAGGTTCTATCGTAATCGTCTTCGACATAGTACTCTCATTTTACAATCGGTGAGTATCTCTCTTGATGACCGCAACGAGCCGGCGATCAACCATACCGCATATAGGCGGTCGGAAGCAAGGGCTTCTTCCCCTGCAGCAGTTCGTTGACCGCTTGCCAGATTTCATCGGCAGTGGGTGGACAGCCGTGCAGGAATGCGTCGACTTTGATGACTTCGTGCAACGGCTTGACCTTGTCCAGCAGCATCGCGATTGTCTGTCCTTCATTGGGAACTTGTTTGTTCTTGTCCGCCAGTTCGACGTATGCGCGGCTCTCGACGTCATCCTTCTCGAATCTGTTCCTCAACGCAGTGACGTTGCCGGTCGTCGCACAGTCCCCGAACGAAACGACCATGCGTGAGTTTCTCCGGATGATGTGGGCAAGTTCCTCGTTCTCCACATTCGCCACCGCGCCTTCAACGAGCGTCACGTCGACGTTGTGGGGGAATTCCTTGATATCTGCAAGCGGCGAATACACGAGTTCCATCTTGTCGGCCAGCTCGATGAGCCGTTCATCCATATCGAGGAAGGACATATGGCAGCCGGAGCATCCGCCCAGCCATGCTGTCGCAACACGTGGTTTCATAGACTTCTGTTCTTTCTAATTAGAACCTATCTCAAATACACCTGATAGGAGCGTGAGAGTTTCACGCAAAGCCACTAGGGGATTGTTCCCTTTTCGTTGTTTTGCGCCTTGGCGCCTTTGCGTGAGAATCTTCAAGATGTTTTCCAGTGTAATACTATTCCTCTTCGTGCGCCGTGCTGATCCATTCCCGTTTGTTCCGCGCTGTCACAATGTACTTCAGGAATCCCCGTTCTTTTTGCATCTCGCCGACCGTCATGCCTTTTTCGAACAGCGCTCCCGTAGGACACACGCGCACACACTTGGCACAGGCCGTGCACGAATCTGAGAGAGCCCACGACTGGTCGAGCCCGGAGATGATCTCGCAAGTGATCCCGCGGCCGCCGATATCCCAGACGTGTGCCCCCTCTACTTCGTGGCACACGCGAACACATCGCGTGCAGAGGACACAGCGGTTTTGATCCATCACGAACTGCTTGTGCGAAGCATCGATTTTCTTGTTCGGATAGAGATACGGAAACCGCACGTATTCCAATCCAACCTCATAGGCAAGGTTCTGAAGCTCGCAATAATTGTTCACCACACAGACCGCACACTGGT
The nucleotide sequence above comes from Ignavibacteriales bacterium. Encoded proteins:
- the hoxU gene encoding bidirectional hydrogenase complex protein HoxU; protein product: MAIITFTIDGETFSAQDTDTILHVAREHKIHIPTLCFLEGLSTFGACRLCLVEIGGSPKLQPACTTKPTEGMVVQTNTERLKKYRRMIVELLASEGNHQCAVCVVNNYCELQNLAYEVGLEYVRFPYLYPNKKIDASHKQFVMDQNRCVLCTRCVRVCHEVEGAHVWDIGGRGITCEIISGLDQSWALSDSCTACAKCVRVCPTGALFEKGMTVGEMQKERGFLKYIVTARNKREWISTAHEEE